One Phaseolus vulgaris cultivar G19833 chromosome 2, P. vulgaris v2.0, whole genome shotgun sequence DNA window includes the following coding sequences:
- the LOC137810354 gene encoding non-specific lipid transfer protein GPI-anchored 5-like: MAHTRMHTALVLVVIGMVVAGVAAQSSCTNVLLSLSPCLNYITGSSSTPSSGCCSQLATVVGSQPRCLCQVLGGGPVMGITINQTLALALPGACNVHTPPISECNSVAASAPRGTVAESPNYAPSGSKTLPPTGGGFSAGDSIKLSIPLIIILAATYVSTFTAY; this comes from the exons ATGGCTCACACAAGAATGCACACTGCTTTGGTTTTGGTGGTGATTGGCATGGTGGTTGCAGGAGTTGCAGCTCAATCCAGTTGCACAAATGTGTTGCTGAGCCTGTCACCATGTCTCAACTACATCACAGGGAGTTCTTCAACCCCATCTTCTGGATGCTGCTCTCAGCTTGCCACCGTGGTAGGCTCACAACCACGGTGTTTATGTCAGGTTCTTGGCGGTGGACCAGTTATGGGGATCACCATCAACCAAACTCTAGCTCTGGCCTTGCCTGGTGCTTGTAATGTGCACACCCCACCCATCAGTGAGTGTAACAGTG TGGCTGCTTCAGCACCAAGAGGAACAGTAGCTGAATCTCCAAATTATGCTCCATCAG GATCCAAAACCCTGCCCCCAACTGGTGGCGGCTTTTCCGCCGGAGATTCCATAAAGTTATCGATTCCTCTGATAATTATTTTGGCAGCAACATATGTCTCAACTTTCACAGCATACTGA
- the LOC137810361 gene encoding non-specific lipid transfer protein GPI-anchored 20-like, with product MELFVHLTVVLAMTLVIAAPAKAQVTTPCNASMINSVFNPCMNFLTNSSGNGTSPSAECCNSIKSLTSTGMDCVCLIVTGNVPFTIPINRTLAISLPRACNLPNLPLQCKTSVSPLPAPGPAAFGPSLSPSLSPQASSILPSPSLQPVSDTNPSPLTPSSATTGSGRSDLTPSSAMSSNSFLPSVVLIALGFAVL from the exons ATGGAGCTCTTTGTGCACCTAACTGTGGTATTAGCCATGACTCTGGTGATAGCTGCACCAGCCAAAGCTCAGGTAACCACGCCATGCAACGCATCAATGATAAACAGTGTGTTCAACCCTTGTATGAATTTCCTCACAAACAGCAGTGGCAATGGCACTTCACCTTCTGCTGAGTGCTGCAATTCCATAAAGTCTCTCACAAGTACTGGCATGGACTGTGTCTGTCTCATTGTCACAGGCAATGTTCCCTTTACAATACCAATCAACCGAACCTTGGCCATCTCTCTTCCTCGTGCTTGCAATTTGCCTAATCTTCCACTTCAATGCAAAA CCTCAGTTTCACCACTTCCAGCTCCAG GACCAGCAGCTTTTGGGCCATCTCTTTCTCCATCTCTTAGTCCTCAAG CTTCCTCCATACTTCCCTCACCTTCCTTGCAACCAGTGTCTGACACAAACCCTTCTCCTTTGACTCCATCGTCTGCAACTACTGGAAGTGGACGCTCTGATCTGACTCCATCATCTGCCATGTCATCTAACAGCTTCCTACCTTCTGTTGTATTAATTGCATTAGGATTTGCTGTTCTTTAA
- the LOC137809870 gene encoding non-specific lipid transfer protein GPI-anchored 19, translating to MKVMNAAALVLVVVSAAAEGCREELISFSACLAYVSYPPNNLTESASEKCCKAFSSAVESSCLCYVIRDPLFLGFPLNTTRLLSLSSLCPSPFSTSFPFLCSSDSSALPPLTTPSTQTIGTSARGGGGGRSGSGTRGRSSETRPPILGGGAGTVPHGHSSSSTLTPLATFSTFLAIFCCYFHVHGINSC from the exons ATGAAGGTGATGAATGCAGCAGCGTTGGTCCTCGTGGTGGTGAGTGCGGCGGCGGAGGGGTGCAGGGAGGAGCTGATATCGTTTTCAGCATGTCTGGCATACGTGTCGTATCCACCGAACAACCTCACAGAAAGTGCTTCGGAGAAATGCTGCAAGGCCTTCTCCTCGGCGGTGGAATCGTCTTGCCTCTGCTACGTTATCCGCGACCCTCTCTTCCTCGGCTTCCCTCTCAACACCACCAGACTTCTCTCCCTCTCTTCCCTCTGTCCCTCTCCATTCTCAACCTCCTTCCCTTTTCTCTGCTCTTCAG ATTCTTCTGCTCTACCCCCTCTCACCACACCATCAACTCAAACCATCGGAACTTCTGCTA gaggaggaggaggaggaaggtCAGGGTCCGGCACTAGAGGAAGGTCTTCTGAGACAAGGCCACCCATTTTGGGCGGTGGAGCAGGAACAGTTCCTCATGGtcactcttcttcttcaacccTCACTCCACTCGCCACTTTCTCAACATTCCTAGCCATCTTTTGCTGTTATTTTCATGTTCATGGGATAAATAGTTGTTGA
- the LOC137810355 gene encoding probable RNA helicase SDE3 gives MSTAGWSDEECSVIGDKAEIGFLDFEQEKSVCSYGDCEGVPVIVSAPFAFVDGKPRSVFVGDTAVDLITVRNTTDEPVDLWGVHIFASNPKDSFTLSLTEPPSENSNAEEDQSCLESFSLEDRVLQPRENLKIWLSCKAKEMGMYSSVVYFDAGDEKIERVVFLLIEDKISKSLASNKPYSRARRKDKFVVDTYVAGSRPAGKPTRRYVNRLPKYDIPRAMRELLESNQVPQVVEEGLTRRTYSSYFKALIIMEEIQLEEDMRTYDMESVSMRKRNNQFLSMEVPGLAERRPSLVHGDNIFVKLASRRGNNTTQVYQGFIHRVEADEIYLKFDPGFHYYHRDEYVYDVHFTYNRINMRRLYQAAEAAENLGTDFLFPSTSSKKRHIKTTALVPISGTFNEEQICSIKMILGCKGAPPYMIHGPPGTGKTSTVVEAILQLYKYHKNARILVCAPSNSAADYVLEKLLAQQDIELKENEIFRLNAATRPYEEVKPEIIRFCFFDEMVFKCPPVNALSYYRIIISTYMSASLLHAEDVARGHFSHIFLDEAGQASEPETLIPVSHLCTMNTVVVLAGDQLQLGPVIYSKKADEYGLGVSYMERLSEVPPYASGDTNYVTRLIRNYRCHPAILHLPSKLFYCGELIACRDSTTFMTMGELLPNKEFPILFQGIQGCDEREGNNPSWFNRIEASKVIEVVRRLIAGGNIKEENIGIIAPYRQQVSKIKQTLENLDMPDIKVGSVEQFQGQEKEVIIISTVRSTIKHNEFDKVHCLGFLSNYRRFNVAMTRAISLLVIIGNPHIICKDDHWSQMLWYCVDNSSYQGCSLPERVELYDDEDTGENPCLTEDNAEWGQDSSNNAEWGQDPSNNAEWGQDSSNNVEWGQDSSQMGLPKPVYDEAEWSDGWRSN, from the exons ATGAGTACTGCTGGATGGTCCGATGAGGAATGCTCTGTCATTGGAGATAAGGCAGAAATTGGGTTTCTAGATTTTGAACAAGAGAAATCTGTTTGTAGTTATGGTGATTGTGAAGGGGTTCCGGTTATTGTATCTGCCCCATTTGCTTTTGTTGATGGCAAGCCTCGATCTGTGTTCGTAGGGGACACTGCTGTGGATTTAATAACCGTCAGGAATACTACTGATGAACCTGTGGACCTGTGGGGTGTTCATATTTTTGCCTCAAATCCTAAGGACAGTttcactctctctctcacaGAACCTCCATCGGAGAATTCAAATGCAGAGGAAGACCAGAGTTGCTTAGAATCTTTCTCTTTGGAGGACAGGGTGCTTCAGCCTCGTGAAAACCTAAAAATATGGTTGTCTTGCAAGGCAAAAGAAATGGGCATGTATTCATCAGTTGTATATTTTGATGCCGGAGATGAAAAAATTGAAAGGGTGGTTTTCCTCTTAATTGAAGACAAAATCTCCAAGTCTTTGGCTTCTAATAAGCCTTATTCAAGAGCAAGGAGAAAAGACAAATTTGTGGTAGATACTTATGTTGCAGGTTCACGTCCTGCAGGGAAGCCAACTCGAAGATACGTAAATAGGCTTCCAAAATATGACATTCCCAGGGCTATGAGAGAGTTGCTTGAGAGTAATCAGGTCCCCCAAGTTGTTGAAGAAGGTCTTACAAGAAGGACCTATTCAtcttattttaaagcattaataaTAATGGAAGAGATTCAATTGGag GAAGACATGAGGACTTATGACATGGAATCCGTATCGATGAGGAAGAGGAACAATCAATTTTTGTCTATGGAGGTTCCTGGGCTTGCTGAGAGAAGACCATCTCTGGTTCATGGGGATAATATCTTTGTTAAGCTCGCATCTCGACGTGGTAATAACACCACACAGGTTTATCAG GGCTTTATTCACCGAGTTGAAGCTGATGAGATTTATTTGAAGTTTGATCCTGGATTTCACTATTACCACAGGGATGAATATGTCTATGATGTTCACTTCACCTACAACAGGATCAATATGAGAAGGTTATATCAAGCAGCTGAGGCAGCAGAAAACTTGGGTACGGACTTCCTTTTTCCATCTACTTCATCCAAAAAGAGACACATTAAAACCACTGCTCTAGTACCCATATCTGGTACTTTTAACGAGGAGCAAATTTGTTCAATCAAAATGATTCTCGGTTGCAAAGGTGCACCGCCTTATATGATTCATGGACCCCCTGGTACTGGAAAGACAAGCACAGTAGTGGAAGCAATCCTGCAGCTCTACAAATATCACAAGAATGCTCGGATTCTTGTGTGTGCACCCTCAAATAGTGCAGCAGATTACGTACTAGAGAAACTCCTTGCTCAACAGGACATTGaattgaaagaaaatgaaatattCAGGCTCAATGCAGCTACCAGGCCATACGAGGAAGTCAAACCTGAAATTATCCGCTTCTGCTTTTTTGATGAAATGGTATTTAAGTGTCCCCCAGTCAACGCCCTCAGTTATTATAGGATCATAATATCCACATATATGAGTGCTTCTCTTCTTCATGCCGAAGATGTTGCCCGTGGTCACTTTTCCCATATTTTTTTGGATGAGGCTGGCCAAGCTTCTGAACCTGAAACCTTGATCCCTGTATCCCACCTCTGCACAATGAATACTGTTGTTGTTCTGGCTGGAGATCAATTGCAGTTGGGTCCAGTAATATATTCCAAGAAAGCAGATGAGTATGGGTTGGGGGTTTCATACATGGAACGATTGTCTGAAGTTCCTCCATATGCCAGTGGAGATACAAATTATGTAACACGATTGATTCGGAACTATCGATGCCACCCTGCAATTTTACACCTTCCTTCAAAGTTGTTCTATTGTGGGGAGTTGATTGCCTGTAGAGATTCCACAACTTTCATGACCATGGGGGAGTTGCTACCTAACAAGGAATTCCCTATTCTTTTCCAAGGCATCCAAGGATGTGATGAAAGAGAAGGAAATAACCCATCATGGTTCAACCGAATTGAAGCTAGTAAGGTAATAGAAGTTGTCAGGAGGCTGATAGCCGGAGGGAATATAAAGGAGGAAAACATTGGTATAATAGCTCCATATAGGCAGCAAGTGTCAAAAATAAAACAGACACTTGAAAATCTAGATATGCCTGACATCAAAGTGGGTAGTGTCGAACAATTCCAAGGACAAGAGAAGGAGGTTATTATCATATCAACAGTTCGATCAACTATCAAACACAACGAGTTTGACAAAGTTCACTGTCTGGGCTTTTTGAGCAATTATAGAAGGTTTAATGTGGCTATGACTCGTGCTATATCATTGCTGGTTATAATTGGGAATCCACATATAATCTGCAAG GATGACCATTGGAGTCAAATGTTGTGGTACTGTGTGGACAATTCATCTTACCAGGGTTGTTCTCTTCCTGAAAGGGTGGAACTGTATGATGATGAGGACACTGGAGAGAACCCATGCTTGACTGAAGATAATGCAGAATGGGGTCAAGATTCATCAAACAATGCAGAATGGGGTCAAGATCCATCAAACAATGCAGAATGGGGTCAAGATTCATCAAACAATGTAGAATGGGGTCAAGATTCATCCCAGATGGGGCTCCCTAAACCTGTTTACGATGAAGCTGAATGGTCTGATGGCTGGAGAAGTAATTAA